The Bradyrhizobium diazoefficiens nucleotide sequence TTGTGTGCGGCTTCGCGCGACTGCATGGCTATCAGATTGGCATTCTCGCAAACAACGGTGTGTTGTTGAGCGAAAGCGCACTAAAAGGCGCTCACTTCATCCAATTGTGTGACAAGTCTCGAACACCTCTGCTCTTCCTGCAGAATACGACCGGCTTTATGGTTGGCCGCGACTACGAAAGGCGCGGCATAACCAAGGACGGCGCCAAGCTGATCATGGCCGTCTCCGGGGCATCCGTGCCAAAGTTCACGATCGTCTGTAATGCCTCTCATGGAGCAGGAACCTACGCCATGGCGGGACGGGCTTTTGATCCGCGTTTTGTGTTTACTTGGCCGCAGTCTCAGATTTCGGCGATGGGCGCCGAGCAGGCAGCGGGCGTCCTCACGCACGTGAAGGCAAGACAGCTGGCTCGGCACAATGGGCACCTCTCCCCGGAGCAACTGGCAGCCATTCGCCAGCCGATCCTGGAAGAATATCGGGAGCGGTCGGGCGCGTACTATGCGACATCCGAGTTGTGGGACGATGGCATCCTTGATCCCGTCGATACCAGAAACGCGCTTGGAATGGTTCTGAGTGCTTCGCTCAACAGCCCGATCGCCTCACCGCATTACGGCGTATTCCGAATGTGACGTGGCAGCGGAGGCCGCGCACGGGGCGAGATGCCCGGCGCCAGATCTCCGTCAGCACAAAGGTCAACTATCCCATCGCCAGAAACAGCTCACCCGATTGCGTTCTTGAAGGAAACCGAATCACGGTGGATTGATTGACGACTTGAAGCTCACGCGGCGTCAGGTTGTCGGCTCGAAACGAGATGATGGTCGATGCTGCGCCATGCAAGCCGCAACGGCTACACTGCAGTTCCGCCAGTTCGTCTCGCCGTCAGCCCGGAAGCCACGGGCCTACTTGAAGCCGCCACGAGATCAAAAACCTAGAGGAGATCTTGGGTGTACCTGCGACAACGAGCGAGCGAAGTTCAACCAACAATTTGATGCGATTGCTATCTCCGTCGCGACGATTGAGTGGCTCTCGCTTCGAACGCACCGGCGGCAGCTGGCGCAAGTGAAAGAAGCGGATGACTGATGATGGATCTTCCTACATTGATTGAGCGCAATGTGGCGTTCGCTCCGGACAAGCCGGCGATCCGCTTCGAGGGCACGGTCTTGAGCTACGACGCGTTCAATCGGCGCATCGAGCTGGCGGCGCGCGCCCTCAAAAGTGAGCTCGGCGTCGAAAAAGGTGATCGCGTTGCGATCCTGAGCCTCAATCGGCCTGACTATCTGGTACTGCTGTATGCCTGCGCGCGGCTTGGGGCAATCCTCGTGCCGTTGAACTGGCGGTTGGCTGTTACAGAGCAGCTCTTCATCCTGTCCGACGCTGGCGCCAAAGTGCTGGTCCTCGAGCACGCTTTTGAGGCGATTCTATCGGTTTTAGCGGAGAGACTGCTCTCGACCGCCATCGTCGGCCTTGATTTCGCGCCGGGTCGCGGAAGCGGGTGGGATGAGCTGCTTGAAGGAGGTCGGGGCGATGGTCGCAATGCCCACCCTGGCCTGTCCTGCCCGGTTCTGATTGTCTACACCTCAGGCACGACGGGCCGGCCGAAAGGTGCCGTGCTGCGCCAGGAGGCATTACTGTGGAACGGGGTGATGAGCCAGCACATGCACGGACTCACTTCAGCCGATCACGTCTTGACCGTGTTGCCGATGTTCCACGTCGGCGGCCTCAACATTCAGACCACCCCAGCCTTGCATCACGGCGCAACAATAACCATGCACCCACGGTTTACCCCGGACGCAACATTTGCTGCGTTTGAGCGGGATCGACCTACATTAACGGCGCTCGTACCCACCATGATCCAAGCGCTGATAGATCATCCTCGGTGGTCGACGGCTGACCTATCCTCGCTGAAGGCGATCTCTACCGGTTCAACCATGGTCCCGCAGCAGCTTATCGCAGCTGTGGCGGCGCGCGGGATCTCGGCGTTGCAGGTTTATGGCTCCACGGAGACCTGCCCCATCGCGATCTATACAAAGCTCGGTGGCGATCCTGCCGGTGAGGGATCGACCGGCCTACCCGGCCTCTGCTGCGAGGCGGCAATCATCAACGATGTTGGCGACGGATTGCCGGCAGGAACCCCAGGCGAGATCGCGGTGCGAGGACCCAATGTGTTCTGCCAATACTGGGGTAATGGACAAGCAACGCGCGAGGCCTTGCGCGATGGTTGGTATCGGACGGGCGACATTGGACATTGCGATGGGGACGGATATTTTTGGGTCCATGACCGAAAGCCAAATCTGATTATTTCCGGCGGAGAGAACATTTATCCGGCGGAAGTGGAGCGTGTACTCCTGGAACACCCAGATGTCGCGGAATGCGCGGTCGTCGGACGGCCAGATCCGAGTTGGGGCGAGGTGCCGGTGGCCTATGTGATTCGGCGTTCGGAGGCTCAGATTGACCAACACGCGCTGACTGCACATGCGCAGTCGCATCTCGCCCGCTTCAAGGTGCCTCACGAGATCATTTTCACGGACGATTTGCCTCGAACGGCGTTGGGTAAGGTCGAGCATTTCATCCTGAAAGCGATCCAAGCGAAATCACGTCCCCAGGTGAACAACAGTTAGGTTAGGCTTTTCATCTTCGGCCTGCGTTGTCCTGCCGATATGGATAGGTTGCGGCCACGAGAGACCATTCGCAAAGTCGCCGCGCGCCGATGAAATTGCTGAAATGCCTCTGCCGCGAATGGGTCAGAAAGCTGGTCGTTGTCTTTGCATCTGCTGGTCGAGTCAGGCATGCGACTGGTGCTCTCAGGTGAGTCTCGAAATCGCGCGTCTTCGGCGCAAGGCGATCGGCAGCCACAGCACCGCGGCATGCATCGTAAACTTTCCTGCGCGTTCAAATTCAGCTGACTTTTGACGGCGCCGCTACAGCTGGAGTCCGTAGCTGTGCCGTCTGTCCTGCGACTCCAAAGCCGGCGTCGAATTCCCACGCCGCCCAGCCGGCACGTCGCATCATCGCCCGGCACCGGGCGACAATGGGCTCTGGCAAGGCAACATGGTGCCAGGCGGCGCCGCCTTCAGGAACTCTTGCTATGGAAGTTGGAGGACCCCTACCCGATCTGCCGCTCCGCCCCAAGCAGCTTAACGAGGAATTGCTCGCCCTCGACCCGACGTCGAAACGGGTCGGTGATGAGCCGAATGCTGATGCTTGCTGACAAGGCCCGAGAAGAAAAAGAAGTGAATAACCGCGATGCGTTCCAACGCCGGCGCCCGACGAGATCGACGAGTGAGTCATCACATCATTGAATGGCGACTAGCCAGTCTCCCGACAACGCAGCGCGTCGATGCCAAGATCGCCGCATCCGCGAGGAAACGGTCGGCCGCAATGAGGCCTGTCCGTGCGGATCGGGAAAGAAATACAAGAACTGGTGCGGCCTCAATTGACGCCGCTACCGTGATCCATTCCGGAGCCGTCAAAAGCCGGGCCGCCTGGTCCAGCAGTTGAGTTCTTCCACGCATAGAACGGGTCCGGGTAACCACCTCATGGCGCTGAGCCAGATCGGTCGGCATCGCCTGCTCCGCCACGCCTCCCAGTGCATCTTTGCCTTCAGCGCCTTGTCACGGAGAGCCCCCCACCAAGCATGTGGCGTCGGGTACGTGACGATCCAACTGATATTGTCGGAAATCATTCAGCGCCCATT carries:
- a CDS encoding class I adenylate-forming enzyme family protein, whose amino-acid sequence is MDLPTLIERNVAFAPDKPAIRFEGTVLSYDAFNRRIELAARALKSELGVEKGDRVAILSLNRPDYLVLLYACARLGAILVPLNWRLAVTEQLFILSDAGAKVLVLEHAFEAILSVLAERLLSTAIVGLDFAPGRGSGWDELLEGGRGDGRNAHPGLSCPVLIVYTSGTTGRPKGAVLRQEALLWNGVMSQHMHGLTSADHVLTVLPMFHVGGLNIQTTPALHHGATITMHPRFTPDATFAAFERDRPTLTALVPTMIQALIDHPRWSTADLSSLKAISTGSTMVPQQLIAAVAARGISALQVYGSTETCPIAIYTKLGGDPAGEGSTGLPGLCCEAAIINDVGDGLPAGTPGEIAVRGPNVFCQYWGNGQATREALRDGWYRTGDIGHCDGDGYFWVHDRKPNLIISGGENIYPAEVERVLLEHPDVAECAVVGRPDPSWGEVPVAYVIRRSEAQIDQHALTAHAQSHLARFKVPHEIIFTDDLPRTALGKVEHFILKAIQAKSRPQVNNS
- a CDS encoding SEC-C metal-binding domain-containing protein — encoded protein: MATSQSPDNAARRCQDRRIREETVGRNEACPCGSGKKYKNWCGLN